A window of Bacteroidota bacterium contains these coding sequences:
- a CDS encoding bifunctional phosphoglucose/phosphomannose isomerase, translating into MKNLIENFPSQLREAIQIGARVKFSKPKKISNVLISGLGGSGIGGTIVNELTAMEATVPITVSKGYFIPKFINQNSLVIISSYSGNTEETINCLNIALKRKAKIVCVTSGGKVAEVAKKKNLGLILIPGGNPPRACLSYSLTQLFFILSQYKIIGNKFKSQLKSSVELIEKEKATIISLAKEVAGKLNGKTPIIYATTYFEGIAVRFRQQLNENAKILCGHHAIPEMNHNELVGWASGSDKISVVFLRDQDEYERNNARIEINKEVISKYTPHITEIWSKGKSQLEKAIYFIHLVDWASYFLSGLRNVDATEVKVIDMLKGELAKI; encoded by the coding sequence ATGAAAAATTTGATTGAGAATTTTCCCAGCCAACTTCGCGAAGCCATTCAAATCGGAGCGCGGGTAAAATTTTCCAAGCCGAAAAAAATTTCGAATGTGCTGATTTCAGGTCTTGGCGGTTCGGGAATCGGGGGAACAATTGTGAATGAACTCACGGCAATGGAAGCCACTGTTCCCATCACCGTGAGCAAGGGATATTTCATTCCTAAATTTATAAATCAGAATTCTCTGGTGATTATTTCTTCTTACAGCGGGAATACGGAAGAGACCATCAATTGTTTGAACATTGCGTTGAAAAGAAAAGCGAAAATTGTTTGCGTAACTTCAGGAGGAAAAGTTGCAGAAGTTGCCAAGAAGAAAAACCTCGGTTTGATTTTAATTCCCGGAGGAAATCCACCGCGCGCTTGTTTGAGTTATTCGCTCACACAGTTGTTTTTTATTCTATCGCAGTATAAAATTATCGGCAATAAATTTAAATCGCAACTGAAATCTTCTGTTGAGTTAATTGAAAAAGAAAAAGCAACTATTATTTCACTGGCGAAAGAAGTTGCCGGAAAACTAAACGGAAAAACTCCCATCATTTATGCCACCACTTATTTTGAAGGCATTGCAGTTCGTTTCCGCCAGCAGTTGAACGAGAATGCAAAAATTCTTTGCGGTCATCACGCCATTCCCGAAATGAATCACAACGAACTGGTGGGCTGGGCGAGCGGCAGCGATAAAATTTCTGTAGTGTTCCTGCGCGACCAGGATGAATACGAACGCAACAACGCGCGCATTGAAATCAACAAAGAAGTGATTTCAAAATACACTCCGCACATCACCGAAATATGGAGCAAGGGAAAATCGCAACTTGAAAAAGCAATTTATTTTATTCATCTTGTTGACTGGGCTTCTTATTTTCTCTCCGGGTTGCGCAATGTGGACGCAACCGAGGTGAAAGTGATTGATATGCTGAAAGGAGAACTTGCAAAAATCTAA
- a CDS encoding DNA polymerase III subunit gamma/tau codes for MENFIVSARKYRPQTFDTVVGQVHITSTLKNAIRSNHVSQAYLFCGPRGVGKTTCARILAKTINCFNPTKNIEACDKCESCLSFNSGHSLNIYELDAASNNSVEDIRNLINQVSFAPQIGTKKVYIIDEVHMLSQAAFNAFLKTLEEPPMHAIFILATTEKHKIIPTILSRCQIFDFNRIRIEDIVNHLAEISRKEKVKAEEDALHIIAQKSDGAMRDALSIFDQMVSLSGDNITYKTVIDNLSILDYDYYFKVADALLERNTSSSLLLFNEILSKGFDGHHFINGLAEHLRNLLVCRDEITLQLLEVSASIRERYKTQSKKTEPAFLLKGLEILSKADFQYKSSRNQRLLVELALLQLCSIGTSVEKKSEVISIAPAPATQKGENKIPETKNISPYPQPVASQSKTVAESPAQKISSLPSTKSPLKGGMLSISGLTNGNVPKSNGNGTKVSSEEIKEETSLESAWTSFAESLKKKNKINLSSTLKARKPVHEDESTISFSVLNQVQEDEINAVKTDLLFHLRSALKNNSLQLKIIVDETKNERKPYTGEEKYQRLAEKNPALNKLRQQFGLEIDF; via the coding sequence ATGGAAAACTTCATCGTCTCCGCCCGCAAGTACCGCCCGCAAACTTTTGACACGGTTGTCGGGCAAGTGCATATTACTTCCACGCTGAAGAATGCAATTCGCAGCAATCATGTATCGCAGGCGTATTTGTTTTGCGGTCCGCGCGGAGTGGGAAAAACAACCTGCGCAAGAATTCTGGCTAAGACCATCAACTGTTTCAACCCGACAAAAAATATTGAAGCGTGTGATAAGTGTGAATCGTGCTTGTCATTCAACAGCGGCCATTCGCTGAATATTTACGAACTGGATGCGGCTTCGAATAATTCGGTGGAAGACATTCGCAATCTGATTAACCAGGTGAGTTTCGCTCCGCAGATTGGCACAAAAAAAGTTTATATTATTGACGAAGTGCACATGCTTTCACAGGCGGCATTCAATGCTTTTCTGAAAACGCTGGAAGAACCGCCCATGCACGCGATTTTTATTTTAGCAACAACGGAGAAACATAAAATAATTCCCACCATTCTTTCGCGCTGCCAGATTTTTGATTTCAACCGAATCAGAATTGAAGATATTGTAAATCATCTCGCGGAAATTTCCAGGAAAGAAAAAGTGAAAGCCGAAGAAGATGCGCTGCACATCATCGCGCAGAAATCGGATGGCGCCATGCGCGATGCGCTCAGCATTTTCGACCAGATGGTTTCGCTTTCGGGAGATAACATCACTTATAAAACTGTTATTGACAACCTCAGCATTCTCGATTACGATTATTATTTTAAAGTGGCGGACGCGTTGCTCGAGCGAAATACTTCTTCATCGCTTCTCCTGTTCAATGAAATTCTCAGCAAAGGTTTTGACGGGCATCATTTCATTAACGGTCTTGCGGAACATCTGAGAAATCTTTTGGTATGCAGAGATGAAATCACACTGCAACTTTTAGAAGTAAGCGCCAGCATTCGCGAGCGCTATAAAACGCAAAGCAAAAAAACTGAACCCGCTTTTCTTCTGAAGGGTTTAGAAATTCTCAGCAAGGCAGATTTCCAATACAAATCCAGCCGTAACCAGCGACTGCTTGTTGAACTCGCATTGCTTCAACTTTGTTCAATCGGAACAAGCGTAGAAAAAAAAAGTGAAGTCATAAGCATTGCGCCCGCTCCCGCAACACAAAAGGGAGAAAATAAAATTCCTGAAACAAAAAATATTTCTCCTTATCCTCAACCTGTCGCTTCTCAGTCAAAAACTGTTGCCGAGTCGCCCGCGCAAAAAATTTCTTCTTTGCCTTCCACAAAATCTCCGTTAAAAGGCGGAATGCTTTCCATTTCAGGATTGACAAATGGAAATGTTCCTAAATCCAACGGCAACGGAACAAAAGTTTCTTCGGAAGAAATTAAAGAGGAAACTTCTCTTGAATCTGCCTGGACTTCTTTTGCAGAATCATTAAAGAAAAAAAATAAAATAAATCTTTCGAGTACGCTGAAGGCACGCAAGCCCGTGCACGAAGATGAATCAACAATTTCATTCAGCGTTTTAAATCAAGTGCAGGAAGATGAAATTAACGCAGTGAAAACAGATTTGCTTTTTCATTTGAGAAGCGCGTTAAAGAATAATTCTCTTCAATTAAAAATAATTGTTGACGAAACCAAAAACGAACGCAAGCCCTACACAGGCGAAGAAAAATACCAGCGGCTCGCTGAAAAAAATCCTGCGCTGAATAAATTA